A single Osmerus mordax isolate fOsmMor3 chromosome 9, fOsmMor3.pri, whole genome shotgun sequence DNA region contains:
- the zgc:163014 gene encoding rab9 effector protein with kelch motifs, with translation MGRINFFVLWSLREAPRQFISKSNRRCHQVQMPLPLPQQLVVFGLGEWRSNETIILVDVMVSQDVKPQRIGTLTSQTRCLIWEGEWNPELVTEASDMNRRGVYGKIILSVCGEDKSNDSTLLGTSKHSTSDMQSIADVSQTLLKDSGSIQPEYHDSTLLRKPTIGKPTACPTDKTPCRTVIGKRGRFPWSSEDLGGLQEDTGQASIPKKRKVSRMGSEEETVNIKKCRAAVHPSERWCHTMCQSDAETAVVIGGESSDQTHCKDSLWKLEMDNDFWFPMNPSASGTVPPCARGHSASYDPGSRSVYVYGGLREGQRFSDLYILDTMTWKWRLVTARGNVPMLAYHSAAFYKKELYVFGGVHPSRGAGGRACSNALYIYNPEFELWYQPIVEGDRPLPRFGHSTILLSNNLIIFGGRKTATFLNDLHFLDLGFMEYTAVKSGNMPPLPRGFHAALPVSDNRMLVSGGCSSIGALQDIHVFNVETSMWSSLTSPVLCSKPRAGHSLLPLGGSGLTDAKKWKQGAYGSLRCTLLVFGGSDCAGNFYNDTVKCTLEIPVGESQVLRQ, from the exons ATGGGTCGAATAAACTTCTTCGTGTTATGGTCTTTACGCGAGGCGCCCCGTCAGTTCATCTC CAAATCCAACCGCAGGTGCCATCAGGTCCAAATGCCATTGCCACTTCCCCAACAACTGGTCGTGTTTGGTCTTGGAGAATGGAGATCAAACGAGACCATCATATTGGTAGACGTTATGGTCAGCCAAGATGTCAAACCACAGAGGATTGGAACGCTGACGTCTCAGACAAG ATGTCTCAtttgggagggagagtggaatcCTGAACTAGTCACAGAAGCATCCGATATGAACAGGAGAGGAGTCTATGGAAAGATTATTCTCAGTGTCTGTGGGGAG GATAAATCCAATGACAGTACTCTGCTTGGGACATCGAAGCATTCCACCTCTGACATGCAGAGCATTGCTGATGTCTCCCAGACTCTGCTCAAAGACAGTGGCAGTATACAG CCAGAATACCATGACTCCACCCTACTTAGAAAACCCACCATCGGGAAACCCACTGCCTGTCCTACA GACAAGACCCCATGTAGGACTGTGATTGGGAAGAGAGGTCGATTTCCATGGAGTTCAGAAGATCTTGGTGGTCTTCAGGAAGACACTGGCCAAGCATCCATCCCCAAGAAGAGGAAGGTGTCCAGAATGGGCAGTGAGGAGGAGACTGTGAATATAAAGAAGTGCAGAGCAGCAG TTCATCCATCAGAGCGCTGGTGCCACACCATGTGTCAGAGTGATGCAGAAACGGCTGTTGTCATCGGAGGGGAATCTTCAGACCAGACCCACTGCAAGGACTCCCTATGGAAACTAGAAATGG ACAACGACTTCTGGTTCCCAATGAACCCCTCTGCCTCTGGCACTGTGCCCCCCTGCGCCCGCGGGCATTCTGCCTCCTATGACCCAGGGTCCAGGTCTGTGTACGTGTACGGGGGTTTGAGGGAGGGGCAGCGCTTCAGTGACCTCTACATCCTGGACACGATGACCTGGAAGTGGAGGCTTGTCACT GCAAGAGGCAACGTTCCAATGTTGGCATATCACTCTGCTGCTTTTTACAAGAAGGAGCTGTATGTATTTGGGGGAGTTCACCCCAGTCGCGGGGCTGGTGGCAGGGCCTGCAGTAACGCATTGTACATCTACAACCCAGAATTTGAGCTGTGGTACCAACCCATTGTAGAGGGAGACCGACCACTGCCCAGGTTTGG ACACTCGACTATCTTGTTGTCAAACAACTTGATCATCTTTGGTGGCAGGAAGACTGCCACCTTCCTAAATGACCTCCACTTTTTGGATCTTG GTTTCATGGAGTACACAGCTGTGAAATCTGGGAACATGCCACCACTGCCTAGAGG ATTCCACGCTGCCCTCCCGGTGTCAGACAACAGGATGCTGGTCAGTGGTGGCTGCAGTTCTATTGGTGCCCTGCAGGACATCCATGTCTTCAACGTAG AGACCAGTATGTGGAGTTCGTTGACGTCTCCTGTGCTCTGCTCCAAGCCTCGCGCCGGGCACAGCCTGCTTCccctggggggctctgggctcacGGACGCTAAGAAATGGAAGCAGGGAGCGTACGGGAGCCTCCGCTGTACACTCCTGGTGTTCGGAGGATCCGACTGCGCCGGAAACTTCTACAACGACACCGTCAAATGTACTCTGGAGATCCCCGTCGGTGAGAGTCAGGTTCTCAGGCAGTGA
- the aldh6a1 gene encoding methylmalonate-semialdehyde dehydrogenase [acylating], mitochondrial — MATTVMRSLLKKRIPLQLGRMCYSTSVPTTKLFIDGKFVESKSSEWLDIHNPATNEVIARVPKATQQEMLAAVDSCSRGYHSWSEVSILTRQQIFLRYQQLIKDNIKELAKLITLEQGKTLADAEGDVFRGLQVVEHTCSITSLMLGETLPSITKDMDTFTYRLPIGVCAGIAPFNFPAMIPLWMFPMGMVCGNTYLLKPSERVPGCTMLLVKLLQDAGIPDGSLNIIHGQHDAVNFICDHPAIKAISFVGSNQAGEYIYERGSKHGKRVQSNMGAKNHGVVMPDANKENTLNQLVGAAFGAAGQRCMALSTAILVGEARSWLPELVERAKALRVNAGDQPGADVGPLISPQARERVCSLIQSGVDEGATLLLDGRNVKVKGYENGNFVGPTIIGQVTPQMKCYTEEIFGPVLVVLEADSLDEAISLVNNNPYGNGTAIFTTNGATARKYTHEVDVGQIGVNVPIPVPLPMFSFTGSRGSFRGDTNFYGKQGIQFYTQIKTVTSQWKADDATVKKAAVTMPTMGR, encoded by the exons ATGGCAACGACTGTAATGAGATCCTTGTTGAAGAAGAGG ATACCTCTTCAGCTTGGGCGCATGTGTTACTCCACATCAGTG CCCACCACCAAGCTGTTCATAGACGGGAAGTTTGTTGAATCTAAGTCTTCAGAATGGCTGGATATTCACAATCCT GCCACAAACGAGGTGATAGCTCGTGTCCCGAAGGCCACCCAGCAGGAgatgctggcggcggtggactCCTGCTCCCGGGGCTACCACTCTTGGTCTGAGGTTTCCATCCTAACCCGACAGCAGATCTTCCTGCGCTATCAGCAGCTTATCAAGGATAACATT AAAGAACTTGCCAAGCTGATTACTCTGGAACAGGGCAAGACCCTGGCCGACGCTGAAGGGGATGTGTTCAGAGGGTTGC AGGTGGTGGAGCACACCTGCAGCATCACCTCCCTGATGCTGGGAGAGACCCTGCCCTCCATCACCAAGGACATGGACACCTTCACCTACCGCCTGCCCATCGGGGTGTGTGCCGGCATCGCCCCCTTCAACTTCCCCGCCATGATTCCTCTGTGGATGTTCCCCATGGGCATGGTGTGTGGCAACACCTACCTGCTGAAGCCCTCCGAGCGCGTCCCAGGATGCACCATGCTGCTGGTCAAGCTGCTGCAGGACGCGGGCATCCCAGACGGCTCCCTCAACATCATCCATGGCCAGCACGATG CTGTCAACTTCATCTGTGATCATCCGGCGATTAAAGCCATCAGCTTTGTGGGCTCCAACCAGGCGGGAGAGTACATCTACGAGAGGGGCTCCAAACATGGGAAGAGGGTGCAGTCTAACATG GGAGCAAAGAACCATGGTGTGGTGATGCCTGACGCCAACAAGGAGAACACTCTGAACCAGCTGGTGGGTGCGGCGTTCGGGGCGGCAGGGCAGCGCTGCATGGCCCTTTCCACCGCCATCCTGGTGGGCGAGGCCCGCAGCTGGCTGCCCGAGCTGGTGGAGCGAGCCAAGGCCCTGCGAGTGAACGCAG GGGACCAGCCCGGTGCAGATGTGGGGCCTCTGATCTCGCCCCAGGCCAGGGAGAGAGTCTGCAGCCTGATTCAGAGCGGGGTGGACGAGGGCGCCACGCTGCTCCTGGACGGCAGGAACGTCAAGGTCAAAGGTTACGAGAACGGAAACTTTGTTGGGCCCACCATCATCGGCCAGGTCACG CCCCAGATGAAGTGTTACACTGAGGAAATCTTCGGGCCTGTGCTGGTCGTTCTGGAGGCAGACAGTTTGGACGAAGCCATCAGCTTAGTCAACAACAACCCTTATGGCAACGGCACGGCCATCTTCACCACAAACGGAGCTACCGCACGTAAATACACGCACGAGGTGGACGTgggccag ATTGGCGTTAATGTCCCCATCCCGGTTCCTCTGCCCATGTTCTCCTTCACTGGCTCAAGGGGTTCCTTCAGAGGAGACACTAACTTTTATGGCAAACAA GGTATCCAGTTCTACACTCAGATCAAGACGGTGACATCACAGTGGAAGGCAGACGACGCCACTGTAAAAAAAGCTGCAGTTACCATGCCAACAATGGGACGCTAG
- the LOC136948931 gene encoding basal body-orientation factor 1-like, with the protein MPKKKGKKGKKGKGKGKKEGKQESKADKESDIEKAKANAALWEARLDVTEYSRVEYREAARKLARANEELTNQQYRAEKDSVDIIAFLKRKDAEKEEKITSLEQQLKTQKAKAFEEQEKLVAKYTVQVNELEDRFRMRSGEFKMIQGELKTIKEFKKKKAHMEHELSSIKENMYIADKEHKENLARMELKFFSEKVRLEKEAEQRIARLAERAHNDAIVQLDDTSRSVFKENVRLNEALGYHIKEVEDLRRMTVSLAEENASLALHKESSDLMMKENVAQLKAQREEIARLKGKVSSLEQAMGLMAGEFERDKGTIQLHAQVSTQASQVELDKLQKLLAMREKEIARVKRLARGIVEQRSELESFFLEALSQVKQEIQTSRLQYRQEALEGYRRKMGEARTGRQEYPRIRTFHRNPHSTNSVYADLEEAEKWTNLQADKVDISELTWEQKEKVLRMLFAKMNGQKTRKPSHPLALCASSRRDQSDSDAGITEEQSHVTFLTQTPEINLPPHPSMLPDIQTT; encoded by the exons ATGCCAAAGAAGAAAGGTAAAAAAGGAAAGAAGGGCAAAGG gaaaggaaagaaggaaggaaaacaGGAGTCTAAAGCGGATAAAGAGTCAGATATTGAAAAAGCAAAGGCCAACGCCGCTCTTTGGGAGGCAAGGTTGGATGTCACCGAATACTCGCGTGTAGAGTACCGCGAGGCTGCCCGCAAGTTGGCACGCGCCAACGAGGAGCTAACAAACCAGCAGTATCGCGCTGAGAAGGACTCTGTTGATATAATTGCCTTTTTGAAGAGGAAAGATGCGGAGAAGGAGGAAAAG ATTACCAGTCTTGAGCAGCAACTCAAGACGCAAAAAGCGAAAGCTTTTGAGGAGCAAGAAAAACTG GTCGCAAAGTACACAGTGCAGGTAAACGAGCTTGAGGACAGATTCAGAATGAGATCCGGCGAGTTTAAGATGATCCAGGGGGAGCTGAAGACCATCAAGGAGTTCAAGAAGAAGAAAGCCCACATGGAGCATGAGCTCAGCAGC ATTAAAGAAAACATGTACATTGCTGACAAGGAGCACAAGGAAAACCTGGCTAGAATGGAACTCAAGTTCTTCAGCGAAAAG GTCCGCCTTGAGAAGGAGGCCGAACAGAGGATCGCTAGGCTGGCTGAGAGGGCCCACAATGACgccattgt GCAGCTGGACGACACGTCACGGTCCGTGTTCAAGGAGAACGTCCGTCTCAACGAGGCCCTCGGCTATCACATcaaggaggtggaggacctgAGGAGGATGACCGTGTCGCTGGCGGAGGAAAACGCGTCCCTGGCACTGCACAAG GAGAGCAGCGATCTCATGATGAAGGAGAATGTGGCCCAGCTCAAGGCCCAGAGGGAGGAGATAGCCAGGCTGAAAGGGAAAGTGAGCTCCCTGGAGCAGGCCATGGGTCTCATGGCtggagagtttgagagagacaaggggaCGATACAGCTCCACGCTCAGGTCAGcacccaggccagccaggtggaGCTGGACAAGCTGCAGAAGCTGCTAGCCATGCGCGAGAAGGAGATCGCCCGCGTCAAGCGGCTGGCGCGCGGCATCGTGGAGCAGCGCTCCGAGCTGGAGAGCTTCTTCCTGGAGGCTCTGAGCCAGGTGAAACAGGAGATCCAGACCAGCAGGCTGCAGTACAGACAGGAGGCCCTGGAGGGCTACCGCAGGAAGATGGGCGAGGCTAGGACGGGCAGGCAGGAGTACCCTCGCATCCGCACCTTCCACAGGAACCCCCACAGCACCAACAGTGTCTACGCggacctggaggaggctgagaagTG GACGAACCTACAGGCCGACAAGGTTGACATCTCGGAACTTACGTGGGAGCAGAAGGAGAAGGTGCTGAGAATGCTTTTTGCAAAGATGAACGGACAGAAAACAAG GAAGCCCAGCCACCCTTTGGCTTTGTGTGCCTCGTCACGCAGGGACCAGAGCGACAGCGACGCAGG AATTACAGAGGAGCAATCCCATGTGACCTTCCTCACCCAGACGCCTGAGATCAACCTGCCCCCCCATCCCAGCATGCTGCCCGACATCCAGACCACATGA
- the gstz1 gene encoding maleylacetoacetate isomerase isoform X1, giving the protein MRTSFACLAKPILHGYFRSSCSWRVRIAFALKGIEYDQVPVNLVKDGGQQLSDQYKVLNPMKQVPAVQIDGITLCQSLAVIQYIEETRPGPRLLPTDPKKRAQVRMVSDLISSGIQPLQNLSVLQKIGAEKVQWAQHFITRGFEALEPMLKETAGTYCVGDEISMADICLVPQVYNADRFKVDISPFPTIKRLNQTLMEIEAFKVSHPSCQPDTPPDLHT; this is encoded by the exons ATGCGCACATCGTTTGCATGCCTTGCTAAG CCCATTCTTCATGGATACTTCAGAAgttcctgctcctggagagtcAGAATTG CGTTTGCTCTCAAAGGCATAGAGTATGACCAAGTCCCCGTCAATCTCGTCAAGGATGGAGGCCAGCAG CTTTCAGACCAGTATAAAGTTCTTAACCCAATGAAACAAGTGCCTGCTGTTCAAATCGATGGGATCACCCTCTGTCAGTCA CTGGCAGTCATCCAGTACATTGAGGAGACCAGGCCAGGACCCAGACTTCTTCCCACCGACCCGAAAAAGCGTGCCCAGGTCCGCATGGTCAGCGACCTCATCTCCTCTGGGATTCAGCCTCTGCAG AATCTCTCCGTCTTGCAGAAGATCGGGGCTGAGAAGGTGCAGTGGGCCCAGCATTTCATCACACGAGGTTTTGAGG CCTTGGAGCCCATGCTGAAGGAGACTGCTGGGACATACTGCGTAGGGGATGAG ATTTCCATGGCAGACATCTGTCTGGTCCCGCAGGTCTACAACGCTGACAG GTTCAAAGTTGACATCAGCCCATTCCCGACTATTAAACGACTGAACCAAACGTTAATGGAAATAGAGGCTTTCAAAGTCAGTCACCCATCTTGCCAGCCAGATACTCCTCCAGATTTGCACACATAA
- the tmed8 gene encoding protein TMED8 gives MERLEATSELQSRLSSLSVSSFPGITSKNWENSPLDRLQSTDLSQNCTSSINQAGMGEINDTVESNQEVPNVQAEGGDTEDDSATGDTHDTERKAQLPPLKPPSTWTSPALRELKTKLRLEKDSVVMVYRGDIMTVHVPTVHEGKQVCWEFATDGYDIGFGIYFDWTPVTSRAITVHVSESSDDEDEDEDPEGPVSSGDVEKGSKSVANVNLGEILPVYRQDSHLSVHGGCHEFPGEGTYLLKFDNSYSLWRNKTLYYRVYYSA, from the exons ATGGAGAGATTAGAAGCTACATCGGAGCTTCAATCCAGATTGTCGTCGCTGTCAGTTTCTTCTTTCCCCGGAATTACATCGAAAAATTGGGAGAACAGTCCGTTAGACAG GCTTCAGAGTACTGACCTCTCACAGAATTGCACCTCTTCTATCAATCAAGCTGGTATGGGTGAAATCAATGACACCGTGGAG agTAATCAGGAGGTTCCTAATGTGCAAGCTGAGGGCGGAGACACAGAAGACGACAGCGCTACAGGGGATACTCACGATACGGAGAGAAAAG CCCAGCTGCCTCCGTTGAAGCCTCCATCCACATGGACGTCCCCGGCACTCAGAGAGCTGAAGACCAAGCTCCGGCTTGAGAAGGACAGCGTTGTGATGGTGTACCGCGGGGACATCATGACTGTGCATGTTCCCACCGTCCATGAGGGGAAGCAGGTGTGCTGGGAGTTCGCCACTGATGGCTATGACATCGGCTTCGGGATCTATTTCGATTGGACTCCCGTCACCAGCCGGGCCATCACCGTGCACGTCAGCGAGTCCAGCGACGATGAGGACGAGGATGAAGATCCCGAAG GACCTGTTAGCAGTGGAgatgtggagaagggttccaaaTCAGTAGCCAACGTTAATCTGGGGGAAATCCTTCCTGTGTATCGCCAGGACAGCCACTTGTCTGTTCATGGTGGATGTCATGAATTCCCAGGCGAGGGCACCTACCTTCTTAAGTTTGATAATTCCTACTCTCTATGGCGGAACAAGACTCTGTATTACAGAGTTTATTACAGTGCCTAA
- the noxred1 gene encoding NADP-dependent oxidoreductase domain-containing protein 1 codes for MMLDFTVNLKTLGFECGLSENEKEYLFLRARSAGLSICGCAHAAFVCKLANSLRKTIQRRILDQDVGASIVYRPEMELTVGILGGGNLGKQLAHVLLEKTGIKPSQINISTRRPETLEGCVKLGIKCYFDNRRLVAWAHLLFLCCLPSQVTKVCAEICSHVPKHCLVYSFTSAVHVKRLAQILGHGFILKPQYEFGVCDWSDVYLSHSHLTQAVKDPKLVESSCPLTMSGGLSLNPKWVSGLFYSLLNICTNAQRTSAEALELINSLFKLKESDTAKFTQHSYVCSSYASSLSPDEPFPWINLIDAQTKETPLSIFITRNKAIQECISVVYKQSLAGQEH; via the exons ATGATGTTGGACTTCACCGTCAATCTGAAAACCCTTGGGTTTGAGTGTGGACTTAGCGAAAATGAAAAGGAATACTTGTTCCTGCGTGCACGATCCGCTGGACTGTCTATTTGTGGATGTGCGCATGCTGCTTTTGTCTGCAAACTTGCTAATTCCTTGAG gAAGACCATTCAAAGGAGAATTCTGGACCAAGATGTAGGGGCATCAATTGTCTACAGGCCAGAGATGGAGCTAACGGTGGGGATTCTTGGAGGAGGTAACCTCGGTAAACAGTTGGCCCATGTGCTTCTGGAAAAGACTGGAATAAAGCCATCTCAAATCAACATTTCAACTCGGAGACCTGAAACCCTTG AAGGGTGTGTCAAGTTGGGGATTAAGTGCTACTTTGACAACCGGAGACTTGTGGCCTGGGCACACCTGCTGTTCCTCTGCTGCCTGCCCTCTCAGGTGACTAAGGTGTGTGCAGAGATCTGCTCTCACGTGCCCAAACACTGCCTGGTGTACAGCTTCACGTCTGCTGTGCATGTTAAAAG GCTGGCGCAGATTCTTGGACACGGCTTCATTCTGAAACCACAATATGAATTTGGGGTTTGTGACTGGAGTGACGTGTATCTGTCCCACAGTCATCTGACACAGGCTGTAAAAGACCCCAAATTAGTGGAATCATCTTGTCCTCTTACAATGAGTG GTGGCCTGTCTCTGAATCCAAAGTGGGTATCTGGACTGTTCTATTCTCTCCTGAACATCTGCACCAATGCACAAAGGACATCCGCTGAAGCCCTGGAACTCATCAATTCGCTATTTAAGTTGAAAGAGTCAGACACTGCGAAATTCACCCAACACAGTTATGTGTGTTCTTCATATGCATCTTCCCTTTCTCCAGACGA GCCTTTTCCCTGGATAAATTTGATTGACGCTCAGACAAAGGAGACACCATTATCAATCTTTATAACAAGGAACAAAGCAATCCAAGAGTGCATCTCTGTTGTTTACAAACAATCCCTAGCAGGGCAGGAACACTAA
- the gstz1 gene encoding maleylacetoacetate isomerase isoform X2, with amino-acid sequence MTMATHNKPILHGYFRSSCSWRVRIAFALKGIEYDQVPVNLVKDGGQQLSDQYKVLNPMKQVPAVQIDGITLCQSLAVIQYIEETRPGPRLLPTDPKKRAQVRMVSDLISSGIQPLQNLSVLQKIGAEKVQWAQHFITRGFEALEPMLKETAGTYCVGDEISMADICLVPQVYNADRFKVDISPFPTIKRLNQTLMEIEAFKVSHPSCQPDTPPDLHT; translated from the exons ATGACCATGGCAACTCACAACAAG CCCATTCTTCATGGATACTTCAGAAgttcctgctcctggagagtcAGAATTG CGTTTGCTCTCAAAGGCATAGAGTATGACCAAGTCCCCGTCAATCTCGTCAAGGATGGAGGCCAGCAG CTTTCAGACCAGTATAAAGTTCTTAACCCAATGAAACAAGTGCCTGCTGTTCAAATCGATGGGATCACCCTCTGTCAGTCA CTGGCAGTCATCCAGTACATTGAGGAGACCAGGCCAGGACCCAGACTTCTTCCCACCGACCCGAAAAAGCGTGCCCAGGTCCGCATGGTCAGCGACCTCATCTCCTCTGGGATTCAGCCTCTGCAG AATCTCTCCGTCTTGCAGAAGATCGGGGCTGAGAAGGTGCAGTGGGCCCAGCATTTCATCACACGAGGTTTTGAGG CCTTGGAGCCCATGCTGAAGGAGACTGCTGGGACATACTGCGTAGGGGATGAG ATTTCCATGGCAGACATCTGTCTGGTCCCGCAGGTCTACAACGCTGACAG GTTCAAAGTTGACATCAGCCCATTCCCGACTATTAAACGACTGAACCAAACGTTAATGGAAATAGAGGCTTTCAAAGTCAGTCACCCATCTTGCCAGCCAGATACTCCTCCAGATTTGCACACATAA